One genomic segment of Tubulanus polymorphus chromosome 4, tnTubPoly1.2, whole genome shotgun sequence includes these proteins:
- the LOC141903173 gene encoding VPS35 endosomal protein-sorting factor-like, protein MANYVWIPRKRNYSAESKKCNLPREDTATHPLKAIVVSEFGKKSTPRKGSSSSITTTTISDPLSSLDGLDPLSQFAADPLTRLAQQASSSKELVKSKTVEGLDETFEPWSSKRISILNRYTTSEKLSITTSFLGTDKDRVVVKSQVTGTVTEKVKNRLEQLDDFEEGSVKEMLNLSQQEYVHRIDELNQALITAWDQDQRVKALKIAIQCAKLLSDTNVIQFYPSKFVLITDILDTFGRLVYDRIRQKSMYIPKGCVVAIPLEESFKPDQVPESAKETCRNWFFKIASIRELIPRFYVETAILKCYSFLASNEFADALSRLALMTRGIGDPLVSLYTKAYLTRVGMNVAPNIRGHLMPCFQGFLLTYHQIQSDNVQNTLAMQNMDMPHYMTLFSPALDWVLQCIAHNTSEKTLMNILQTCKEQCNSALLLNSIMSAFKPEYIATRATQFTNMIKDCEETGFPKHLLHRTLGLCLVMADPPEDQKLAVLNEVWKVVMKLKNPADYVGCAEVWIEYVVKHFGKREINAILSDIIKHLTPDRVFEDYYSQLQSIMSKVLVHVHDFSLLFSVEKFLPFIDMFQKDVIKVEVCKNIMDAFIKHQQQQTNDPVITNALMFICKTMHDSINALTSNDEGRAVSRLICGFVSKISFGRDFEQQLSFYMEARSTFTNLDAVLIHLVQCVNTLSMDTRQVVRGNHTRKTSAFVRACAAYCFITIPSLHGWFSQLNLYIHSGQVAMLNQCLSQADAFFKAAISVIANIPKSMEIDGKFKSTEPLMVEFVNNFLSTLLVVQDSPDQVVLCLLRGLLNALDAYSWESNSDSKIILYMNVLNLLSSMSQETYLYHVNKVDSNDAMYGSDPKFLNEVSKICKTLIDAILNQLSQLENSETSSRQTAVAFEFFKRLLAHVDMSNQDTLKLAVKVWSLANRQAVDMKQVNAVKECIKKKSVENRAYADLLLNMNQLVTKV, encoded by the exons ATGGCGAATTACGTCTG GATTCCTCGGAAAAGGAATTACAGTGCAGAATCGAAAAAATGTAACCTACCCAGAGAAGATACTGCGACCCATCCCTTAAAAGCCATTGTG GTTTCTGAATTTGGTAAGAAGTCGACCCCGAGGAAGGGAAGTTCCAGTAGTATTACCACTACAACGATTTCAGATCCGTTATCTAGTTTAGATGGCCTCGATCCATTATCTCAGTTTGCCGCTGATCCGTTGACGCGTCTTGCGCAACAAGCTTCTTCGAGCAAG GAATTGGTGAAAAGTAAAACTGTAGAAGGTCTAGACGAAACGTTCGAACCATGGTCTTCGAAGCGTATCAGTATTTTGAACAGATACACAACTTCAGAAAAGCTATCAATTACTACCAGTTTTTTAGGAACAGACAAAGACAGGG tTGTGGTTAAATCTCAGGTAACCGGAACCGTTACGGAGAAGGTGAAAAACCGACTGGAACAACTCGACGATTTCGAAGAGGGATCCGTGAAAGAGATGCTGAATCTATCGCAGCAGGAATACGTTCATCGGATCGACGAGTTGAATCAGGCGCTGATCACAGCGTGGGATCAGGATCAGCGTGTGAAAGCTTTGAAAATCGCTATTCAA TGTGCTAAACTGTTAAGtgatacaaatgtgatacagtTTTATCCAAGTAAATTTGTGCTAATTACGGACATTCTTGATACATTTG GAAGACTTGTGTATGACAGAATTAGACAGAAAAGTATGTACATTCCTAAAGGATGTGTAGTAGCAATACCACTAGAAG AGAGTTTCAAACCGGATCAAGTTCCTGAATCGGCGAAGGAAACTTGTCGTAACTGGTTCTTTAAGATCGCGTCAATCAGAGAACTAATTCCACGGTTCTACGTCGAAACTGCTATACTGAAATGTTACAGTTTCCTAGCAAGCAA TGAGTTTGCAGATGCGTTGAGTAGACTGGCCCTCATGACGCGTGGGATCGGTGATCCCTTAGTGTCACTTTATACGAAGGCTTATCTTACACGG GTTGGGATGAATGTGGCACCTAATATTAGAGGTCATTTGATGCCTTGTTTCCAAGGATTTCTGCTAACTTACCATCAG ATCCAGAGTGATAACGTACAGAATACACTAGCCATGCAGAATATGGATATGCCACACTATATGACGTTGTTCTCCCCCGCTTTAGACTGGGTGTTGCAGTGTATAGCTCATAACACATCGGAGAAAACTCTCATGAACATCTTACAAACTTGTAAAGAGCAGTGTAATAG TGCTTTGTTGTTGAACTCTATAATGTCGGCTTTCAAGCCTGAATATATCGCGACACGTGCGACTCAGTTTACAAACATGATCAAAGATTGTGAGGAAACTGGATTTCCTAAG CATCTACTTCACCGCACATTAGGTTTGTGTTTAGTAATGGCCGATCCTCCGGAAGATCAGAAACTAGCGGTTCTGAACGAAGTTTGGAAAGTCGTcatgaagttgaaaaatccTGCG GATTATGTCGGCTGTGCTGAAGTGTGGATTGAATACGTCGTCAAACATTTCGGA AAGCGAGAGATCAACGCGATACTATCGGACATAATCAAACATCTAACGCCTGACCGTGTATTCGAAGATTACTACTCACAGCTTCAATCGATTATGAGTAAAGTTCTAGTTCACGTTCATGATTTCTCCCTGCTCTTCTCTGTC GAGAAGTTTTTGCCATTCATCGACATGTTTCAAAAAGATGTAATCAAAGTCGAAGTTTGTAAGAACATCATGGACGCATTTATCAA ACACCAGCAGCAACAAACCAATGATCCAGTTATCACCAATGCATTGATGTTTATTTGTAAAACAATGCACGATTCTATCAA CGCATTAACATCTAACGATGAAGGACGCGCAGTATCGAGGCTGATTTGTGGATTTGTGTCGAAGATTTCTTTCGGTCGAGATTTTGAACAACAGTTGAGTTTTTATATGGAAGCTCGATCGACTTTCACCAACCTGGATGCGGTGCTTATACATCTCGTTCAG TGCGTCAATACTCTATCGATGGATACCAGACAGGTTGTCCGCGGGAACCATACCAGAAAAACTTCGGCATTCGTCAGG gcaTGTGCCGCTTACTGTTTCATTACAATCCCCTCTTTACACGGCTGGTTCAGTCAGTTGAATTTGTACATACATTCTGGCCAGGTCGCTATGTTAAACCAATGTCTATCGCAAG CCGATGCGTTTTTTAAGGCAGCGATATCAGTCATCGCTAATATCCCGAAATCGATGGAGATCGACGGAAAATTCAAGTCAACCGAACCTTTAATGGTTGAATTTGTTAATAACTTCCTGTCCACTCTGTTAGTCGTACAA GATAGTCCGGACCAGGTTGTGTTGTGTTTGCTGCGTGGTCTGTTAAACGCATTGGATGCCTATTCGTGGGAAAGTAACAGCGATTCCAAAATCATCCTCTATATGAATGTTCTCAATTTGCTCTCTTCCATGTCGCAAGAGACGTATCTGTATCACGTCAACAAAG TCGATTCTAACGATGCTATGTACGGCAGCGATCCTAAATTTCTCAACGAAGtcagtaaaatttgtaaaacacTCATCGATGCGATACTGAACCAACTATCACAGTTAGAAAACTCAGAG ACATCTTCGCGACAAACTGCAGTTGCGTTTGAGTTCTTCAAACGATTGCTAGCCCATGTCGACATGAGCAACCAGGATACATTGAAACTAGCTGTAAAGGTCTGGAGCCTCGCAAACCGGCAGGCGGTAGATATGAAACAAGTG aATGCTGTTAAGGAATgcatcaaaaagaaatcagtcgAAAATCGGGCGTACGCGGATTTATTGCTTAATATGAACCAGTTGGTTACCAAAGTTTAA
- the LOC141904685 gene encoding uncharacterized protein LOC141904685, whose protein sequence is MDLHEAAFCGDLSALRKLIESFGECLDERNRFGHTPLHKAAMNGQLACVIYLVEGGADVNSTDISGCTPLHHAAGNGYVAICKYLLEIGNANMNTKSNKGFSVFTFAKLRGRKDVCTYLQESGLLTSEMCT, encoded by the exons ATGGATTTACATGAAGCAG CGTTTTGTGGCGATCTTTCTGCTCTGAGGAAATTGATAGAAAGCTTTGGCGAG TGTTTAGACGAACGTAATCGTTTTGGTCATACGCCACTTCATAAAGCGGCCATGAATGGCCAGCTAGCGTGTGTGATTTATCTCGTTGAAGGAGGTGCTGATGTTAACAGTACTGATATATCAG GTTGCACCCCGTTACACCACGCTGCTGGCAACGGTTACGTAGCCATATGTAAATACCtcttagaaatcggcaacgcAAATATGAATACTAAAAGCAACAAGGGCTTTTCGGTCTTTACATTTGCCAAATTACGAGGCCGTAAAGATGTCTGCACATATCTTCAAGAATCTGGATTATTGACTTCAGAAATGTGTACATAA
- the LOC141903439 gene encoding uncharacterized protein LOC141903439: MSGRITVLSQRSINYFKSTGLQSSVNRYTLDTLSYAVEARDEGLASQICRHKLPQICIYPGDDTWQQSPLYEAVNTGQDKIVEIVLRNVDLKGLEKLMGKCLVTAIGQRNRHIVELLVKNGCDVNYEYDGESPLARACMGGYIDMAEFIKDNGGLIFGDDVLKSAAGRGYEKAVEKIIEWSEPSRHEVLAAIREACKKGQCRVIETLVDYCKPFPDVSETLQCALEAVQTEKYEAVKLILNTSLDRVPEHDKRDEIFRELLRLVASDDRLVPEVLLHFAVIIENEDAIAFCLEHDLEIVELVYDQTALHTAVTCKQDKIIALLLESIDDVECPDKKGRTPLILACEVGCSKESVQLLLDHGARINAVDKDLKTALISASAAGHMDLVDLLIESRADIDARDSKSMTAAHHAAGRNRAYVIHELVEAGADLTRFSDKNNLPLHEACRAGGDEIVEMILDQLKSGKTEFDLDVGNVDGSTALYLASDAGDLESVKMLISAGVDVLVLDKSGRTALHAGSWKEDLVTILIDAGIDVNSVDCDGETALYKACQCDPEKPNVIREFIPGGADVNMKTNNGETALIAACKNISVDTVGLLLEAEVDVNYHADAVDCALMELCKYSARGLSLQSCQRPHLRQTRIAQWLIEHGVDVVTWGEAALEEACFTANNISLLKALLERLPQIVVEKWLETDPVFRLLERNLSHNFRHKRYAVVYTVNAVTLLATSGAKFDLNNDRIVDLYEWNLFVSVVIYSLATKNTNRNIENGKIPAELFKSLISNSDIFTIELLLESGFEIPNSDDAYGRWRGSHLTTECPSYDVSFLDDTSVHQSRNARTLKSICRVYIRRFLGIQQTGNTLIAKIFELPLPNQLTDYLTFVKLPR, translated from the exons atGTCGGGAAGAATAACAGTTTTAAGTCAACGATCAATAAACTACTTCAAAAG TACTGGTCTGCAATCATCAGTGAACCGGTATACTCTAGATACACTGTCCTACGCTGTCGAAGCTCGGGATGAGGGATTGGCAAGTCAGATCTGTCGCCATAAACTACCTCAAATATGTATTTACCCCGGTGACGATACCTGGCAGCAGTCACCACTATACGAAGCAGTCAACACGGGACAAGATAAGATAGTAGAGATCGTATTGCGTAATGTGGATCTGAAAGGTCTTGAGAAATTGATGGGAAAGTGTTTAGTAACTGCGATTGGGCAGCGAAACCGGCATATAGTCGAATTACTTGTCAAAAACGGTTGCGATGTTAACTACGAATATGATGGCGAGTCACCTTTAGCTAGAGCTTGTATGGGTGGCTATATCGATATGGCTGAGTTTATCAAAGATAACGGAGGTTTGATTTTTGGAGACGATGTACTGAAGTCTGCCGCAGGTCGTGGGTACGAAAAGGCCGTGGAAAAGATCATCGAATGGTCGGAACCGAGTCGTCACGAGGTTCTGGCCGCTATAAGAGAGGCTTGTAAGAAGGGGCAATGTCGGGTTATAGAGACACTGGTGGACTACTGTAAACCGTTTCCGGACGTGTCTGAAACTCTGCAGTGCGCATTAGAGGCTGTACAAACCGAGAAATACGAAGCGGTGAAACTTATATTAAATACGTCTCTCGATCGAGTCCCAGAACACGACAAACGCGACGAAATATTCCGCGAACTGCTCCGTTTAGTCGCCTCGGACGACAGACTCGTCCCGGAAGTGTTGTTGCACTTTGCtgtaataattgaaaatgaagacgCGATCGCCTTTTGTTTGGAACACGATTTAGAGATCGTCGAATTAGTGTACGACCAGACGGCGTTGCATACGGCTGTAACTTGTAAACAAGACAAAATAATCGCTCTTTTATTAGAATCGATAGATGATGTAGAATGTCCGGATAAAAAGGGTCGGACACCTTTGATTCTGGCGTGCGAGGTTGGTTGTAGTAAAGAGTCCGTACAGTTATTACTAGACCACGGCGCCCGCATCAATGCCGTTGATAAGGACCTGAAAACGGCTCTTATTTCGGCAAGTGCTGCCGGTCACATGGATCTAGTCGATCTTCTGATAGAGTCACGGGCAGATATCGACGCCCGGGATAGCAAATCGATGACAGCTGCGCATCACGCGGCAGGACGCAACCGCGCGTACGTTATTCATGAGCTGGTCGAAGCTGGTGCTGATCTTACTCGGTTTAGCGATAAGAACAACCTGCCGTTGCATGAGGCATGTAGGGCAGGTGGGGATGAAATCGTGGAAATGATACTCGATCAATTGAAATCAGGTAAAACAGAATTCGACCTCGATGTTGGAAACGTGGACGGATCGACTGCGCTTTATTTGGCAAGTGACGCGGGTGATTTGGAATCCGTTAAAATGTTGATTTCGGCTGGAGTAGATGTGCTTGTTTTGGATAAGAGTGGCAGGACGGCCCTTCATGCGGGCAGCTGGAAAGAAGACCTGGTGACGATTCTTATCGACGCGGGAATCGATGTAAATAGCGTCGATTGCGACGGAGAAACTGCGCTTTACAAAGCGTGCCAATGCGACCCCGAAAAGCCGAACGTAATTCGTGAATTTATCCCAGGTGGCGCTGACGTGAATATGAAGACGAACAACGGCGAAACCGCGCTCATTGCCGCATGCAAAAACATATCCGTGGACACCGTGGGATTGTTACTGGAAGCGGAAGTGGATGTGAATTATCATGCAGACGCTGTCGACTGCGCGTTGATGGAGCTTTGTAAATATTCCGCCAGGGGTCTCTCCTTGCAGTCGTGCCAGAGGCCGCATCTGAGACAAACGAGGATTGCCCAATGGCTCATAGAACACGGGGTCGATGTGGTAACCTGGGGCGAAGCGGCTCTCGAGGAAGCGTGTTTCACGGCGAATAATATCTCACTGCTAAAAGCCCTATTAGAAAGGCTACCCCAGATTGTAGTGGAGAAATGGCTCGAGACTGACCCCGTTTTTAGACTTCTCGAACGCAATTTATCACATAATTTCAGGCATAAAAGATACGCCGTCGTTTACACGGTTAATGCTGTCACGCTTCTAGCGACAAGTGGCGCGAAATTCGATTTGAATAACGATCGAATCGTTGATTTATACGAATGGAACTTGTTCGTATCCGTGGTGATTTACAGTCTGGCGACTAAAAATACCAATAGAAATATCGAGAACGGAAAGATACCAGCAGAATTATTCAAGTCACTGATATCGAACTCGGATATATTTACGATAGAGCTGTTGTTGGAAAGCGGGTTCGAAATCCCCAATAGCGATGACGCGTACGGCAGATGGAGAGGAAGTCACCTGACAACTGAATGTCCATCGTACGATGTCAGTTTTCTAGATGATACCAGTGTACATCAGTCCCGTAATGCCAGAACTCTAAAGTCTATCTGTCGTGTTTATATACGCCGCTTTCTGGGTATACAGCAAACTGGGAACACGTTGATTGCTAAAATATTTGAACTTCCTTTACCAAATCAGTTAACTGATTATTTGACATTTGTGAAATTGCCGAGGTAA
- the LOC141904058 gene encoding chymotrypsinogen A-like: MIGRLITICILFVGPTAGLNYCNKLGLKCVPYADCPSRSDGKPNYYPHVYGYCDHYTLICCKGKAKEKPPTTFVPRTTAKPSVTRPVVNPDTTDTKLQSCGISNSGDWRIISGSASKTGQWPWQVSLIFRDDHTCGGTLVNEDTIVTAAHCVAFSGGMTPYNWRVVIGETRRITSAKRYRVRSIEKHSGYRKFRGNDLAIMKLAEKVFFDQTKIPACLPENTPDPISGSVCYVSGFGQTYPYNEFAPSSSRLLHVDVKIVSRSTCTTVYGPRSIDSGTICAGGHSSKNACKGDSGGPLVCERNGRWFLHGVVSFGNVPCGQRGNPGVYTRVSSYLRWIKARM; the protein is encoded by the exons ATGATCGGTCGCCTTATCACGATTTGTATCCTATTCGTGGGTCCAACTGCAG GTTTGAATTATTGCAACAAATTGGGTTTGAAATGTGTTCCGTATGCGGATTGTCCATCTCGATCAGATGGTAAACCGAACTATTATCCTCATGTATACGGCTATTGCGACCACTACACTTTGATCTGCTGCAAAGGAAAAG CGAAAGAGAAACCCCCGACCACATTTGTCCCTAGAACGACTGCGAAACCGAGCGTTACAAGACCTGTCGTAAACCCGGACACCACGGACACCAAACTACAATCATGCGGAATCAGTAACAGCGGTGACTGGAGAATCATCTCCGGTAGTGCGTCAAAAACAGGGCAGTggccctggcaagtgagttTGATATTCCGGGATGACCACACGTGTGGTGGAACATTGGTCAATGAGGACACTATAGTCACTGCGGCGCATTGTGTCGCGTTCTCCGG AGGGATGACGCCCTATAATTGGCGGGTTGTGATCGGTGAAACTAGACGAATAACTTCAGCGAAAAGATATCGCGTCCGAAGCATAGAAAAACATTCGGGATACAGAAAATTCAGAG gaaatgATTTAGCCATAATGAAACTGGCGGAGAAAGTATTTTTCGACCAGACGAAAATACCAGCGTGTTTACCAGAAAATACACCTGATCCGATTTCAGGGTCTGTGTGCTACGTCAGCGGATTCGGGCAAACTTACCCGTACA ATGAATTTGCTCCGTCATCTTCGAGGCTTCTTCACGTTGACGTGAAGATAGTTAGCCGATCAACTTGTACTACGGTTTACGGACCTAGATCTATAGACAGTGGAACAATATGCGCCGGTGGACATAGCAGTAAAAATGCCTGCAAG GGTGACTCAGGAGGACCTCTTGTATGTGAGAGGAATGGAAGATGGTTTTTGCACGGTGTGGTTTCTTTCGGCAACGTTCCTTGCGGACAGAGAGGAAATCCGGGAGTTTACACAAGAGTTTCGTCCTATCTTAGATGGATCAAAGCGAGAATGTAA
- the LOC141903441 gene encoding endonuclease III-like protein 1: MHLSGRRVTRSSQILQVQSIKTEKPPDASSETPASKLGRKVKNLTRADDTAKPENKITVKKENPEDSGSKTKRVHSSIQYETDNKLPVIEIKQEIDEEQFEKELKWEPTFWHEQLVNIREMRKAKDAPVDSMGCDQLGDGEASPQEFRYQILLSLMLSSQTKDQVTAAAMYRLREHGCSVSNILKTKDDKLGRLIHPVGFWNKKVQYIKRTTQILQDKYNSDIPDTVKTLCELPGVGPKMAHLVMRSAWGQLTGIGVDTHVHRISNRLGWVKTKQPEQTQKALEDWLPREYWEEVNHLLVGFGQQTCLPVNPKCQQCLNVNICPSANIVSRRKKIKTEK; the protein is encoded by the exons ATGCATTTATCAGGGAGAAGAGTCACGCGATCCTCTCAGATTCTTCAAGTACAGTCTATCAAAACTGAAAAACCGCCTGATGCCTCCTCAGAAACGCCAGCTTCAAAATTGGGCCGCAAAGTGAAAAATTTAACTCGGGCAGATGACACGGCCAAACCAGAAAATAAGATTACTGTCAAAAAGGAAAATCCTGAAGACAGTGGATCTAAGACTAAGAGGGTGCATTCAAGCATTCAATATGAAACGGACAATAAGCTACCTGTAATAGAAATTAAACAAGAAATAGATGAAGAACAATTCGAAAAGGAACTCAAATGGGAGCCGACATTTTGGCATGAACAGCTTGTAAATATTAGAGAAATGCGCAAGGCCAAAGATGCACCGGTTGATTCGATGGGTTGTGATCAGCTAGGAGACGGAGAGGCTTCACCTCAG GAATTTAGATATCAGATTCTGTTATCTCTGATGTTATCGAGTCAAACTAAAGATCAAGTGACAGCAGCCGCGATGTACAGATTACGCGAACACGGGTGCAGCGTTTCCAATATACTGAAAACTAAGGATGATAAACTTGGTCGACTGATCCACCCTGTCGGGTTCTGGaat AAAAAAGTCCAGTACATCAAACGAACAACGCAAATACTTCAAGACAAGTACAACAGTGATATTCCTGATACTGTGAAAACTTTATGTGAACTTCCTG GTGTCGGGCCTAAGATGGCACATTTAGTGATGAGGTCAGCCTGGGGTCAATTAACAGGAATAGGCGTTGATACTCACGTACATCGAATCTCAAACCGACTCGGCTGGGTTAAAACAAAACAGCCTGAACAAACGCAAAAAGCACTCGAAGATTGGTTACCGAG GGAATACTGGGAAGAGGTGAATCATCTGTTAGTTGGTTTTGGTCAACAAACTTGTCTACCCGTCAATCCCAAATGCCAGCAATGTCTCAATGTCAACATTTGTCCGTCTGCAAATATTGTATCCCGccgaaagaaaataaaaactgaaaaatga
- the LOC141903685 gene encoding U4/U6 small nuclear ribonucleoprotein Prp31-like: protein MSLADELLADLEDGGDDGVEDEMEVGLEPIAEIDEIRSMDTHDDPKNLSIRSIAKLRDSSELKRVLSDIAEFQQVARREAVAGPTEADPEYQLIVEANNITVEIENEISIIHKFTRDQYSKRFPELESLVPTPVEYMRTVKELGNHIDQSKNNETLQQIITPATIMVVSVTASTTQGTKLDRDELTRTMEACDMAIELTDIKMKIFEYVESRMTFISPNLTIIVGATTAAKLMGLAGGMTNLSKMPACNIMILGSQRRTLSGFSSSQNMPHMGFIYYSEFVQELPPDLRKKASRLLAAKCALAARVDCCHESVDGKVGDDMKADIVAKLDKLQEPPPVKTVKPLPTPIDVARKKRGGRRARKMKERLGITDFRRQANRMNFADIEDDAYQEDLGFSLGNVGKGNTGGIRGPVVDSKTKARISKTLQQKITKQNQTWGGSTTVRKQVSGTASSVAFTPLQGLEIVNPQAAEKKVQEANQKYFSSTSGFLNLKK from the exons ATGTCTCTCGCCGACGAGCTGTTGGCAGATTTGGAAGATGGTGGTGATGACGGAGTTGAAGATGAGATGGAAGTCGGTTTGGAACCGATTGCCGAAATCGACGAAATCCGATCGATGGATACTCATGACGATCCGAAGAATCTATCGATACGAAGCATAGCTAAACTACGCGATAGTTCAGAG ttaaaaCGGGTTCTCAGCGATATCGCTGAATTTCAACAAGTCGCGAGACGGGAAGCAG TGGCCGGGCCGACTGAAGCTGATCCCGAATATCAGCTGATCGTTGAAGCTAATAACATAACtgtagaaattgaaaatgaaataa GTATCATTCACAAGTTTACGAGAGATCAATACTCGAAACGTTTCCCCGAATTAGAATCGCTCGTACCGACACCCGTCGAGTACATGAGAACCGTCAAAGAGCTCGGTAATCACATCGACCAATCGAAAAACAATGAAACTCTTCAACAGATCATCACACCGGCTACGATAATGGTCGtcagcgttacagcatcaacGACACAGGG AACTAAATTAGATCGTGATGAACTCACGCGGACAATGGAAGCTTGCGATATG GCCATCGAATTAACGGACAtcaagatgaaaatatttgaatatgtcGAATCCCGAATGACATTCATCTCGCCGAATTTAACGATCATCGTTGGCGCGACAACCGCTGCTAAACTAATGG GTTTGGCCGGAGGAATGACAAACTTATCAAAGATGCCTGCCTGTAATATAATGATACTCGGATCACAGCGTAGAACGTTATCCGGATTCTCCAGTTCACAGAATATGCCGCATATGGGTTTTATTTACTACAGCGAATTCGTACAAGAACTTCCCCCG gaTTTAAGGAAAAAAGCGTCTCGTTTGTTAGCAGCTAAATGTGCGCTGGCCGCGAGGGTCGACTGTTGTCACGAGAGCGTCGATGGAAAAGTCGGCGATGATATGAAAGCGGATATCGTTGCTAAACTCGACAAATTACAAGAACCGCCGCCCGTAAAAACGGTGAAACCGTTACCGACTCCGATCGACGTCGCTCGCAAAAAGAGAGGAGGCAGACG tgcaagaaaaatgaaagagcGACTCGGTATCACTGATTTCCGTCGACAAGCGAATAGAATGAACTTTGCAGAT ATCGAGGATGACGCGTACCAAGAAGATCTCGGTTTTTCATTGGGTAATGTCGGTAAAGGGAACACAGGCGGTATCAGAGGGCCGGTGGTCGATTCGAAAACGAAAGCTCGAATTTCTAAAACACTCCAG CAAAAGATTACGAAACAGAATCAGACGTGGGGAGGAAGTACGACGGTTCGTAAACAAGTATCTGGAACAGCTTCTAGTGTAGCCTTTACTCCTCTACAG GGTCTCGAAATTGTAAATCCTCAAGCGGCAGAGAAGAAAGTACAGGAAGCTAAtcagaaatatttctcttcgACATCCGGATTTCTCAATCTGAAGAAGTGA
- the LOC141903980 gene encoding mitochondrial pyruvate carrier 2-like, translating to MATIFRSCIRALDKVVPAKFLPFWNHPAGPKTIFFWAPTFKWGLVIAGLADINRPAEKLSLTQSTALAATGIIWSRYSMVIIPKNWNLFSVNIFVGATGLYQLYRIYTHEQQKKQAAGAIEEAKP from the exons ATGGCGACAATTTTTAGATCGTGTATACGGGCACTTGATAAAGTAGTACCCGCTAAATTTTTACCTTTTTGGAATCATCCGGCAG GGCCGAAAACAATATTCTTTTGGGCACCAACATTTAAATGG GGTCTAGTGATTGCTGGTCTAGCCGATATAAACCGTCCTGCTGAGAAATTGAGTTTAACGCAATCGACCGCTTTAGCAGCAACTG GCATAATTTGGTCGAGATATTCGATGGTCATTATTCCTAAGAACTGGAATTTGTTCAGCGTAAATATTTTCGTCGGTGCTACTGGATTATATCAGTTATACAGAATTTACAC GCATGAACAACAGAAGAAGCAAGCAGCAGGCGCAATTGAAGAGGCGAAACCATAA
- the LOC141904140 gene encoding chymotrypsinogen A-like — MDKTLILVVALMCSVDLSSGNWKIFGGIQVLSDQAWPHQVSLQYNNRHACGGSILDRNTILTAAHCFQNTGADPYLWRVVVGTINLRDPMRQIFAVQDIRVHELYQSPQKGNDVAIVKLSEFLQFSPTVTATQLPSSKSDNSDVGTTCYVSGWGYINTPGPSGILSDQLTYTDLQICNTNWCTQYFADAQPPVDDSILCVFGLYGKNACIGDSGGALMCPRAGYYVAEGIVSWGRIECGLDVSAPVVYTRVSHFLDWIEANRH; from the exons ATGGATAAAACACTTATTCTAGTCGTCGCGTTGATGTGTTCCGTTGATCTATCGTCAG GAAACTGGAAGATATTTGGCGGAATCCAAGTGCTTTCCGACCAAGCGTGGCCGCATCAAGTTAgtttacaatacaataacCGCCACGCATGTGGCGGAAGTATCTTAGATAGGAACACCATCCTTACTGCTGCTCACTGCTTCCAGAATACCGG AGCTGATCCGTATTTATGGAGAGTGGTTGTCGGCACGATAAATCTTAGAGATCCTATGCGCCAGATCTTCGCCGTACAAGATATCCGTGTGCACGAACTTTATCAAAGCCCACAAAAAG GTAATGATGTGGCGATTGTGAAGTTGTCGGAATTTCTACAGTTTTCACCGACGGTCACAGCAACACAACTACCTTCATCGAAATCCGACAACAGTGACGTCGGCACGACTTGCTACGTATCCGGCTGGGGCTATATCAATACACCCGGTCCGTCTG GAATTTTGTCGGACCAACTGACGTACACAGATCTGCAAATTTGCAACACAAATTGGTGCACTCAGTACTTCGCCGACGCGCAACCACCGGTGGATGATTCAATTTTGTGTGTCTTTGGCTTGTATGGAAAGAACGCTTGCATC GGAGACTCCGGCGGGGCGCTGATGTGCCCGAGAGCTGGCTACTACGTGGCGGAGGGGATCGTGTCCTGGGGTAGAATCGAATGCGGTTTGGATGTATCGGCACCTGTTGTTTACACAAGAGTTTCACATTTTCTCGATTGGATAGAAGCGAATCGGCATTAA